DNA from Choristoneura fumiferana chromosome 6, NRCan_CFum_1, whole genome shotgun sequence:
TTTTCAGATGACGTCGTTTGGAGTAGGTAATGACGTTGTTATGCCTGGATTTTCCAGTACGTTTACAATCCAAGGTCAAATTTATCATAGGATTGGGTCTTTACTGCCTACAAATGATCAGCCAAAATTTTTGCAGATTTACTTCATGGGAGACGAAAATAGCGAAGTTGACCGCAGGTGTCAAAATATTCAGGGAGTTGAAAGAGATACAGTTTTAAAAATCCAGAGAATGTTGCACGATCATAACAATCTCATTAACACTTTCAAAACAGCATTAGATAGAATGCCAGGAGAAGAATACAAGTTGGTCATGCACCCTGACCGTACGCCAAGTGGGGAACATGAAAGACGATATAATGCACCATTAATCAATGAAGTTGCAGCCATAGTCTCTGGCGAAGAGTTTGCTtcccgtgatattattttaCACGCACGTAATGACACATTAACCAGGGTACCAGACACACACAAATTTTACGACGCGTTGCAATATCCTTTAATATTCAGCAAGGGGCAAATGGGGTATCATTTTCAAATACCCCAAGTCAATCCTGTGACAGGCTTGCCCTTACCCAATAAAAAAGTATCATGCATGGATTTTTACGCCTACCGTATCATGATTCGAGAAAATGATTTTAACATTATATCACGATGCAAACAACTGGCCAATCAATTTTATGTTGACATGTACGTAAAAGTTGAAAGCGAACGATTACGTTACATATCATTAAACCAAACCAAATTAAGAGCGGAGAACTACATCCATTTGCAAGATGCTGTAGCAAGTGACGGTAATGTTAATCCTAATAATTTAGGTAAAATGGTTATCTTACCGTCTTCATTTGTAAACAGTCCCCGGTATTTACACGAATATACACAGGACGCGTTTGCTTACGTACGTACATATGGTCGCCCggatttatttgttactttcacATGTAACCCAAATTGGCCTGAAATAGTTGACGAGTTGCTGCCCGGACAAAGCACGATAGATAGACATGATATAGTTGCGAGAGTTTTTAGATTGAAAGTTAAAAAGCTAATCACTGTTTTAACCAAAGGAAAAATATTTGGTGAAGTATTGTGCTTCATGTATTCGATAGAGTGGCAAAAGCGCGGCCTGCCACACGTGCATATTTTAATGTGGTTGAAAGACAAGTTGAGATCCGATCAAATAGACAAAATCATCAGCGCTGAAATACCAGATCCAAATAGTGACAAGACACTACATgaaattattgttaaaaatatgattcaTGGACCGTGCGGTCCTGAAAATCCCCAATGTCCATGCATGAAGGACGGGAAATGTACTAAAAAATATCCTCGCAAGCTTATTAAAGAGACTGTCCACAACGACAACGGATATCCGTTATATCGTAGAAGAGCGCCATCAGACGGAGGTCGAACGGCATCTATAAAACTCCGAAATGGTAGTTACGTTACCATAGACAATAGCTGGGTGGTCCCTTATTCGCCtattttgtcaaaaatgtttaacgcccatataaatatcgaggcCTGCAGTTCAGTACGCGCTATCAAATACATCTGCAAATATATTAATAAGGGTAGCGACCAAGCTATTTATAATTTCAGAAACACAGAGGTTGCTAATCCTGTGGATGAAGTCCAAACATATCAGTCTGGTCGTTACGTCAGCAGCAACGAATCTGTGTGGCGACTCCTAGGATTCCCTTTACATGAAAGACACCCCACAGTCACACACCTCAGTGTGCACCTAGAAAATGGTGAACGTGTCtattttactgaaaataatttcCAAGAGAGGCTATCTTCACCTCCGAAAACGACACTCACCGCTTTTTTTGATCTCTGTACAAGAGATGAATTTGCAAGAACGCTTCTCTATGTTGAGATACCGAGATACTACACTTGGAACACAACAAGGAGAGAGTGGAAACGCCGAATTCAAGGAGCACCTGTTCAGAATTGGCCTGGGGTGAAATCTGGAGATGCCTTAGGACGAGTTTACACGGTCCACGTTAGTAATATAGAGTGTTTTTGTTTGAGAATGCTTTTACACCATGTCCGTGGGCCAACCTCTTTCAAAGTTCTCAAAAAACTCAATAGTCAGGATTTTTCGACATTTCGAGAGGCATGTGAGGCAAGAGGGTTATTAGAGAACGATAATCAATGGGATATAACTCTGGAAGAGGCTGCACAATGCAGATCTGCGCCCAAGGTGAGAGAGCTTTTTGCTATATTAATAGCAACATGTGGACTTTCGAACCCTGAACAATTGTGGGATAAGTACAAAAATTATATGGCAGATGATATTTTACACAGATTACAAGAACAGAATCCGAATGTTACATACAATGATTTAATTTACAATGACGCTCTAACAAAGGTTGAAGACCAAGTGATAACTATTACTGGAAAAGGTTTATCTGATTTTGGGATGAGCAGACCGCATAGAATTGGGGAAATTAGCAGTGATTTAATGCGAGAACTAGATTATGATACTGTTTCTTTAAACCGACAAATAATGGAGGCTCTTCCACTTTTAAACCCAGAACAAAGATTAGTCTTTGATACAGTCATTCAAAAAGTTGCCAGTGGCGAAGGTGGTTTATTCTTTTTGGATGCTCCAGGAGGCACTGGCAAaacttttcttttaaatttactGTTAACTCATATCCGGAAAGATAAAGGAGTTGCTGTTGCAGTAGCTTCCTCTGGAATAGCTGCTACGCTACTTAGTGGGGGACGAACAGCACACTCAGTTCTTAAACTGCCATTGAACTTAGCTCACGAGGAAATGCCTGTTTGCAACATTAGCAAAAGCGGTGAGCGCGGAAGAATGTTGCAGCAGTGTAAATTGTTGGTTTGGGATGAATGTACAATGTCCCACAAAAGAGCAATCGAAGCACTAGATCGCACAATGAAGGACATCAAGAGCAATCGGGGCCTCATGGGAGGGATGGTGGTACTTTTAGCTGGTGACTTTAGACAGACCCTGCCGGTTATTACAAGGGGTACGCCGGCAGATGAAATAAATGCCTGTTTGAAAGCGTCTACATTATGGGTACACGTAAAAAAGTTTTGTCTGACTAAAAATATGCGAGTACATCTGCACAATGACTCTCAAGCAGGACAATATGCGGCTGCTCTTCTAAAAATTGGAGAAGATTGTATGCCAACTGACAGTAACGGCATGATTACACTGACAACTGAATTCTGTCAAATTGTCGATAGCACagacgaattaaaaaataatgtctatCCTGATCTACAACTAAATATGGGCAATCGAGAATGGTTGTGTGAAAGGGCCATATTAGCGCCGACAAATGAGACAGTAGGCcaaataaatgagaaaattatgtcaaatataGAGGGGGATGTTATCGAGTACCTCTCAATAGACAATGTTATGGACACTGAACAAGTGACATCGTACCCTATAGAGTTCCTCAACTCTTTAGAATTATCCGGGGTACCTTCCCATAAGTTGAGGCTGAAAGTTGGTGTTCCGGTCCTGTTAATAAGAAATCTTGACGCACCAAGGCTATGTAATGGTACACGGCTACAAGTTACTCACCTAGGACGCAATATTATAAAAGCTATAATTATGACTGGAATGGCAAAAGGAGAAAATGTTTTGATTCCCCGTATTCCAATAATACCGACCGATTTGCCATTCCAGTTTAAAAGAGTGCAGTTTCCCTTGAAAGCAGCATTTGCAATGACAGTTAACAAAGCTCAAGGCCAGACACTTAAAGTTGCAGGTGTACATTtagaaaaacactgtttttcCCATGGACAACTCTATGTGGCGTGCTCACGAGTAGCaaacccgcaaaatatttatattttagcaaagcatggaaaaacaaaaaatgttgtttataaaaatgtattgaaataatttactaAAGTTTATATATGTCTTTAATTTGCAGAATAAGTAAGTACTcatcctaaaaaaaatacttccaaaaataactaaacgcggacggagtcgcgggcaaaaaagCTAGTATCTAAATAtagtatggcaaatttcaaacccaggttgtcatttgttttttaaaatattccttttttatcaaatttatgCGTCACGGAACGTCGACTATGGAGCAAATGAATATCGTGCTGGTATAAAGTTTCTTTTTAAGCAAGGAAAACCTCCGCAATTAATTATGTCAGGAATGACAGCTGTATACAGACATCAGTGCCCTGGTAAAACCATGATTTATAAatggaataatttattttaaaatggcaAAGAGTCACTTTTATTAATATGGTaataatgaatttttacataaaaataaaaataaaaaacacataaaattaactaaaacgggcttcctcttccaaaggcagcgcagcgcggggcattgtacctaagacgctagcggcgttgcctcgttgcactgcaaggctcagtctttgggcgaagaaaaagccgattagtttgtccgacacttctttcataatttttttttgtgtcggacgaccaaggcccaaaggtttcgaccgcaagtgccgcaaaaaTGTAGTTGTCCTTAATAAGAAAGGCATATTATTTGCGGCACTTGATGGTTTGGGCATCGTCTGCAGCTGTCCCTTGAAGATGACTCTCGCCCAGGAAGGCCATCGTAGAAAAAGTCGAGAAATTAGTTCAGGAAGATGCtcgttttaaaaagaaacagttATCCGCATTAGTTAGTGTATCAGAAACTACTATTTTGAGAATCCTGCACGATCatcttcacattttttttttaggttctgttaagtaggtaggtacagtcaccagcattaatatctgccacagcggagcgtgcaaaaatatctgacacgtccttccggcgttagaaatagagtcgtatcagatatttatgcacgcttgctgtgtcagatattggtgctggtgactgtagtaGGTACATGTAAAGTCAAGAGCAAAGATATtaacacggccaaagttgcaaaaatatgtatacacggccttaatgttaagtgcatagagtcgcgtatacatatttttgcatctTTGGCCGTGTTATCTTTGCCCTTGAATGTACGGAGTGCCtctctaaaaatatttatttttgttatttaacacCCAAACTTAACAGTGGCCGTCATAAGACACCTCTACTCCAAATTTTCTTGTTGTTTTTgtgtaaaatgcctgtgacaaaCGGATAGACGGACAAACGGACGGACCGACagaacgaaactataagggttccgctttGTCGTTGACACTATGGAACCTTTCAAAATCCCACAAAATCCTCATAAATACATATTGTGGGTATGAAATTTGATAACTACAAAATAACTTTCATCCATTTTTGGCATCTATAAACGGGCAGCAAACAATAAAACGCTGACTTATTAAGCaaacatttattatatattattataatacgtGTCTTACATTAGATATAGAGAGTATTTCTAATCTTTGTATCTATTCTAGAATTTCGGGCTGCGACCCGTGGTTAAGAAACGCTGACAGAACTGTCTCAGTCACAAATCAAACATTGATTAAAAGATAGTATGTACTTATA
Protein-coding regions in this window:
- the LOC141428640 gene encoding uncharacterized protein, which produces MSKGKRGGILDAERHAAQRAAETEEQRQARRHLDAERHTAQRDAETEQQRQARRHLDAEHHTAQRIAETDEQRQARRHLDAERHTAQRDAETEQQRQARRHLDAEHHTAQRDAETEQQRHARRHLDAERHTAQRAAETIYFMGDENSEVDRRCQNIQGVERDTVLKIQRMLHDHNNLINTFKTALDRMPGEEYKLVMHPDHAERHAAQRAAETEEQRQARRHLDAERHTAQRDAETEQQRQARRHLDAEHHTAQRDAETEQQRHARRHLDAERHTAQRAAETIYFMGDENSEVDRRCQNIQGVERDTVLKIQRMLHDHNNLINTFKTALDRMPGEEYKLVMHPDRTPSGEHERRYNAPLINEVAAIVSGEEFASRDIILHARNDTLTRVPDTHKFYDALQYPLIFSKGQMGYHFQIPQVNPVTGLPLPNKKVSCMDFYAYRIMIRENDFNIISRCKQLANQFYVDMYVKVESERLRYISLNQTKLRAENYIHLQDAVASDGNVNPNNLGKMVILPSSFVNSPRYLHEYTQDAFAYVRTYGRPDLFVTFTCNPNWPEIVDELLPGQSTIDRHDIVARVFRLKVKKLITVLTKGKIFGEVLCFMYSIEWQKRGLPHVHILMWLKDKLRSDQIDKIISAEIPDPNSDKTLHEIIVKNMIHGPCGPENPQCPCMKDGKCTKKYPRKLIKETVHNDNGYPLYRRRAPSDGGRTASIKLRNGSYVTIDNSWVVPYSPILSKMFNAHINIEACSSVRAIKYICKYINKGSDQAIYNFRNTEVANPVDEVQTYQSGRYVSSNESVWRLLGFPLHERHPTVTHLSVHLENGERVYFTENNFQERLSSPPKTTLTAFFDLCTRDEFARTLLYVEIPRYYTWNTTRREWKRRIQGAPVQNWPGVKSGDALGRVYTVHVSNIECFCLRMLLHHVRGPTSFKVLKKLNSQDFSTFREACEARGLLENDNQWDITLEEAAQCRSAPKVRELFAILIATCGLSNPEQLWDKYKNYMADDILHRLQEQNPNVTYNDLIYNDALTKVEDQVITITGKGLSDFGMSRPHRIGEISSDLMRELDYDTVSLNRQIMEALPLLNPEQRLVFDTVIQKVASGEGGLFFLDAPGGTGKTFLLNLLLTHIRKDKGVAVAVASSGIAATLLSGGRTAHSVLKLPLNLAHEEMPVCNISKSGERGRMLQQCKLLVWDECTMSHKRAIEALDRTMKDIKSNRGLMGGMVVLLAGDFRQTLPVITRGTPADEINACLKASTLWVHVKKFCLTKNMRVHLHNDSQAGQYAAALLKIGEDCMPTDSNGMITLTTEFCQIVDSTDELKNNVYPDLQLNMGNREWLCERAILAPTNETVGQINEKIMSNIEGDVIEYLSIDNVMDTEQVTSYPIEFLNSLELSGVPSHKLRLKNFGLRPVVKKR